The Couchioplanes caeruleus nucleotide sequence CGCCACGGCGGCCGCTGAGCCTACGGTCCGCAGCATGGACCGCAGATCCGCCCCGGACGCGGGCGCCGCCGCGCCCCGGGCCGCCGCCCGCCCCCGGGGACCCGTGAGCCGATCGCTCATCGCCGCCGGCATCTTCGCGGCCACCGTCCTGCCGGCGTGGATGCTCGGCGACGCGGCGGAGAGCTGGACCGGCCTGTCCCTGCTGGACTGGACGGTCACCTGCGTGCTGTCGGGTGCCGCCGTGTACGTGCTGGCGCCGCACGCCTCGTACCGCCGCCGCGACGCCGTCCTGGGCGTCGTCCCGTTCGTCGGCTGGTACCTGATCAGCGTGCTCTCGTGGCGGATCGCGCTGCTGCCCCTGCGGGACTGGGAACCGCGCGAGGACGAGCTGTGGCGGGCCCGCTGGCTCACCGGCGACCTGATCGGTTACTGGCGCACGGATCCGCTGCCACCGCCCTCCCCGCGCCGGTCGGGCGCCGGCGCGCGGGTCAGATCCGGCTCAGCCCCGCGAGCCGGCCGCCCGACCAGGTGAGCACCCAGCCGCTGCCCTTGGGCGTCTTGTAGTCCGCTGGATCGCCGTCGCCGTCCAGGCTCGCCAGCAGCCCCGGGATCACCTTGCCCTGGCTGCAGATCGCGACCCGCTCGCCGTCGCGCAGCTCGGCCAGCCGCGCGACGGCGGCCTTCACCCGCGCCGGGATCTCATCGGCCTCGGCCGGCTCGGCGAAGGCCGCGTCCATGACGATCGGGCGGCCCACCATCCGGGCCAGCGGCTCCAGCGTCTGCCGGCAGCGCAGCGGCGTGGCCGACACCAGCCGCCGGGGCGCGAACAGGGCGGCCGCGACGCTGACCGTCTCGGCCTGCGCGCGCCCGCGGTCGTCGATCGGGCGCAGCGCGTCCGGACCGTCGAAGTCCTTGCGCTTGCCGGCGTGGGCGTGCCGGATCAGCACGGTCACCCTGGTGACGGTCGGCAGAGTCGCGGCGTGCTCGACCAGGCGCCGGTCGTCCGGGTAGGTCAGCCGGGCGGTCGCCTCGGCGGGCGACAGCCAGGCCACCTCGTCGACCTCGGCCGGGTCCTGCGGCTGCCCGGCAGGCCCGTCACCGGCCCGCATCAACCAGAAGTCGACCGTCTTCGGTACGCCGTCCGGCATCGTGTACGCGATCTCCGGCAGCCGCATCTGGGGCTCGGCCCGTACGCCGGTCTCCTCGAGGACCTCGCGGACGGCGGCGGCGAGCGAGTGCTCGGAACCGTCCAGCTTCCCCTTGGGCAGGCTCCAGTCGGACCGGTACGGCCGGTGCACGACGCAGATCTCGATGCCGTCCCCGGCAGGCCGCCAGAGCACTCCGCCCGCGGCGCGCACCGTTGCCGTCACGTCAGTCAGACCGCCTTGCCGATGATCCGGCGCAGCAGCGCCTCCTGCAGATGGACGTGCGGGTCGGAGGGGGTGGAGGTGCGCCGGTGCCAGGTGCCGTCACCGGCGAGGTCCCAGCCCTCGCTCTCGTCGCTCATCGCCAATTCCAGCACGTTGCGCAGATCGTCCTGCGCGGAGGGGAGCGTGACCCGCACCAGCGCCTCGATGCGGCGGTCCAGGTTGCGGTGCATCAGGTCGGCCGAGCCGATCCAGTACTCGGCGTCGTCGCCGGGACCGAACCGGAAGACCCGGGAGTGCTCCAGGAAACGGCCGACGATCGAGCGGACCCGGATGTTGTCCGACAGCCCGGGCACGCCCGGCCGCAGCGCGCACATGCCCCGGATGATGAGGTCCACCTTCACGCCGTCCTGCGAGGCGCGGTACAGCGCGTCGATGGTCTCCTCGTCGACGAGCGAGTTCACCTTGAACTGCACCAGGGCGTCGCCGCCCGACCGGGCGATCCGGGCCTGCTCGTGGATCCGCTCGATCAGTCCCCGGCGGACCCCGTGCGGCGCCACGAGCAGGCGGCGGAACGCGGTCTGGCGGCTGTACCCGGTGAGCACGTTGAACAGGTCCGTGACGTCCGCGCCGATCTCCGGGTCGGCGGTCAGCATGCCGAAGTCCTCGTACAGCCGGGCGGTCTTGGGGTGGTAGTTGCCCGTGCCGATGTGGCAGTAGCGGCGGATCTGGTTGCCCTCCTGCCGCACCACGAGCGCGGTCTTGCAGTGCGTCTTGAGACCGACGAGCCCGTAGACCACGTGGCAGCCGGCGCGTTCCAGCGTGCGCGCCCAGCCGATGTTGGCGACCTCGTCGAAGCGTGCCTTGACCTCGACGAGCACCACCACCTGCTTGCCGGCGGCGGCCGCGTCGACCAGCGCGTCGACGATGGGGGAGTCGCCGCTGGTGCGGTACAGCGTCTGCTTGATGGCCAGCACGTTCGGGTCCGCGGCGGCCTGCTCGATGAAGCGCTGCACGCTCGTGGAGAACGAGTGGTACGGGTGGTGCACGAGGATGTCGCACTCGCGCAGCCGGTTGAAGACGCTGCGCGGCACCTCACCGTCGGCCAGGTGCGGGTGGGTGGCGGGCACGAACGGGCGGTCCTTGAGGTCGTCGCGGTCCGCCTCGCCGTAGACCTGCCACAGCGAGGAGAGGTCGAGCAGGCCCGGGACCCGCAGTACGTCCTCGTCGTTCATGTCGAGCTCGCGGGCGAGCAGGTCGAGCACGTGGTCGCTGATCGAGGCGGCGACCTCCAGGCGCACCGGCGGGCCGAACCGGCGCTGCGCCAGCTCGCGTTCGAGGGCCTGCAACAGGTCCTCGTCGCGGTCCTCGTCGACCTCGACCTCGGCGTTGCGGGTCACCCGGAACAGGTGCCACTCCAGCAGCTGCATCCCGGAGAAGAGCTGATCCAGGTGTACGGCGATGAGCTCCTCGACGGGCAGGAACCGCACCCCGCGGCTGTCGTTCTGCACCGTCACGAACCGCGGCACGTTGTTGGGCACCTTGATCCGGGCGAACAGCTCCCCGCTCTTGTCGGCGGGGTCGCGCAGCACCACCGCGAGGTTGAGCGAGCGGCTGGAGATGTACGGGAACGGGTGCGCCGGGTCCACGGCCAGCGGCGTCAGCACGGGGAACACCTGCTCGCGGAAGTACGTCCGCAGCCGCTCCCGCTCGGGCGCGTCCAGCTCCGCCCAGCTGACCAGCTCGATGCCCTCGGCCTGCAGCTTGGGGCGTACCTCCTCGGCGAAGCAGGCGGCGTGCCGGGTGACCAGGTCGGCGGCCCGCTCGGTGATCATCGCCAGCTGGTTGCGCAGCGAGCTGCGGTCGCCGCCGCGCATCGGCAGGCCGGCCTTGAGGCGCCGCTTCAGCCCGGCGACGCGCACCATGTAGAACTCGTCGAGGTTGCTGGCGAAGATGGCCAGGAACTTCGCCCGTTCCAGCAGCGGGGTCCCCGGGTCCTCGGCGAGCGCGAGCACCCGCGAGTTGAAGTCGAGCCAGGACAGCTCCCGGTTGAGGAAGCGGTCCTCGGGCAGCTCGGGACGGGTGTCCTCGGCGTCGGGGGCGGCCTCGGCCGGCGAGGTCTCGGTCCGGGCCACGGCAGGGGTACGGCTGGGCAAGGCGGGCTCCGTCGGCTCGATGGCGGTCGGGTCGGCGACTGCCACCCCGGCGGTTCCGGATGCTTCGTCGCGCCGGAGGAACCGCCCGTTCGGACCGCGGCGCCGGGGGGCGTTCGCGGGCGCGCTGGTCTGGGGTGTCCGGGGCGGGGTGGTCATCGCTCCATCATTGCCCGTTCGTGGTTAACGGGAAATGAACAAGACTCAGGAGATTCCCGGAAGTTGGACCTTGATCACATCGCCGCCGGCGTCCGCCTCGATCGTCAGCCGCTGACCCAGGCGCAGCAGCCGCAGCCCGGAGGCCCGGAACGCGGCGGCCGGGAACGCCAGCTCGCTGCCGTCGTCGAGCAGCAGCGTGCCGGTGTGCGTACGGGGATCGAAGGTCGCGACGGTGCCTTGCATGCCGTGCACGCTACCGTGGCGGGCTCACCGGCACCCGGCAATCGCGGCCCGGAGCGAGCCCGAGGTCACGCAGCAGGGCGCAGGTGTGCTCGCCGGCGCCGAGCCCGAGCACCGTACGCAGATCCGCCGCGGTGTCGACGTCCTGCCGCAGTCCCGGCCAGTCCCCGGCGAGAACCCGGGCTCCGGAGGCGGCGTGCGCGGCCGCCGAGCCCACGCCGAACCGGGGGTCCAGGGCGGTGCCCGGGCCGGCCGTGAGCAGCACGGTCCCCGTCCCGGCGGCGTCCACCACGATGCTGCGCCCGGTGCCCGCGGACAGCAGCGCGGCGCCCAGCTCGTACGGCCGCAACGCCGGCAGGTCCCCGGTGAGCACCGCCCGTGACCGGTCCGGACCGGCGACGGAGTCGGCGCCGTGGCGCATGGCCTCGTTCAGCCCGGCCCGCGGGCGGTCGGGCGTGACCCGGGCGCCCAGGGCGGCCACCGCCGCGGCCACCTCGGCGTCGTCCGTGACCACCAGCACCTCGGCGACCAGGTCGCAGGCGCCGACCGCGGTGACCGTGTCCCGGACCATGGCCAGGGCCAGCTCCTGGTGCCGGGCATCGGGGACGGCGCCTCGCAGCCGGCTCTTGGCCGCGGCGAGGCGCTTGACGGGAATGACCGCCGTCCAGTCCGCTCCTGACACGCCGACAATCCTGCCACCGCCGCCGGCCGCGGCCGGCGCCACGGCGACCCGGCCTGGCTACGGCGACCACGAGCAGGCATGATTTCGTCCCAGGGTGTGGGGGACGGAGGGGATCGGCGTGGCGCAGCGCAGGCGGCTCGGGTTGTGGCGGCGGCTGGCGGTGATGCTGGTGCTGCCGACCATGTGGGTCTGGACCAGGCGCAGCTGGTCGGGCATGGAGAACCTGCCGCCCGGCGGCGGTTTCATCATCGCGCCGAACCACATGTCGCAGTTCGACCCGCTCGTCGTGGCCCACTACGTGTACGCGTCCGGCCG carries:
- a CDS encoding NUDIX hydrolase, with product MTATVRAAGGVLWRPAGDGIEICVVHRPYRSDWSLPKGKLDGSEHSLAAAVREVLEETGVRAEPQMRLPEIAYTMPDGVPKTVDFWLMRAGDGPAGQPQDPAEVDEVAWLSPAEATARLTYPDDRRLVEHAATLPTVTRVTVLIRHAHAGKRKDFDGPDALRPIDDRGRAQAETVSVAAALFAPRRLVSATPLRCRQTLEPLARMVGRPIVMDAAFAEPAEADEIPARVKAAVARLAELRDGERVAICSQGKVIPGLLASLDGDGDPADYKTPKGSGWVLTWSGGRLAGLSRI
- a CDS encoding RNA degradosome polyphosphate kinase, which translates into the protein MTTPPRTPQTSAPANAPRRRGPNGRFLRRDEASGTAGVAVADPTAIEPTEPALPSRTPAVARTETSPAEAAPDAEDTRPELPEDRFLNRELSWLDFNSRVLALAEDPGTPLLERAKFLAIFASNLDEFYMVRVAGLKRRLKAGLPMRGGDRSSLRNQLAMITERAADLVTRHAACFAEEVRPKLQAEGIELVSWAELDAPERERLRTYFREQVFPVLTPLAVDPAHPFPYISSRSLNLAVVLRDPADKSGELFARIKVPNNVPRFVTVQNDSRGVRFLPVEELIAVHLDQLFSGMQLLEWHLFRVTRNAEVEVDEDRDEDLLQALERELAQRRFGPPVRLEVAASISDHVLDLLARELDMNDEDVLRVPGLLDLSSLWQVYGEADRDDLKDRPFVPATHPHLADGEVPRSVFNRLRECDILVHHPYHSFSTSVQRFIEQAAADPNVLAIKQTLYRTSGDSPIVDALVDAAAAGKQVVVLVEVKARFDEVANIGWARTLERAGCHVVYGLVGLKTHCKTALVVRQEGNQIRRYCHIGTGNYHPKTARLYEDFGMLTADPEIGADVTDLFNVLTGYSRQTAFRRLLVAPHGVRRGLIERIHEQARIARSGGDALVQFKVNSLVDEETIDALYRASQDGVKVDLIIRGMCALRPGVPGLSDNIRVRSIVGRFLEHSRVFRFGPGDDAEYWIGSADLMHRNLDRRIEALVRVTLPSAQDDLRNVLELAMSDESEGWDLAGDGTWHRRTSTPSDPHVHLQEALLRRIIGKAV
- a CDS encoding cold-shock protein; protein product: MQGTVATFDPRTHTGTLLLDDGSELAFPAAAFRASGLRLLRLGQRLTIEADAGGDVIKVQLPGIS
- the cofC gene encoding 2-phospho-L-lactate guanylyltransferase, with amino-acid sequence MSGADWTAVIPVKRLAAAKSRLRGAVPDARHQELALAMVRDTVTAVGACDLVAEVLVVTDDAEVAAAVAALGARVTPDRPRAGLNEAMRHGADSVAGPDRSRAVLTGDLPALRPYELGAALLSAGTGRSIVVDAAGTGTVLLTAGPGTALDPRFGVGSAAAHAASGARVLAGDWPGLRQDVDTAADLRTVLGLGAGEHTCALLRDLGLAPGRDCRVPVSPPR